The following proteins are co-located in the Echinicola sp. 20G genome:
- a CDS encoding (2Fe-2S)-binding protein codes for MTQLSFKINGTKKEVDCDPETPLLWVLREHLNLVGTKYGCGIAQCGACTVHLDGNAIRSCQMPVSAIGDSEVTTIEGLSEKGDHAVQKAWLAHDVPQCGYCQAGQIMSAAALLKNNPAPSDEEIESAMNGNLCRCGTYLRIKAAIKTASQTV; via the coding sequence ATGACACAACTTAGTTTTAAAATCAACGGAACAAAAAAAGAAGTAGACTGTGATCCCGAAACACCTTTGTTATGGGTGCTTAGGGAGCATTTAAACCTTGTTGGGACAAAATACGGCTGCGGTATTGCCCAATGTGGCGCCTGTACGGTTCACCTGGATGGCAATGCCATCCGTTCCTGTCAAATGCCAGTTTCTGCCATTGGAGACAGTGAGGTAACGACCATTGAGGGCTTATCTGAAAAAGGCGATCATGCTGTTCAAAAAGCATGGCTGGCGCATGATGTTCCCCAATGTGGCTACTGCCAGGCCGGACAGATCATGAGTGCGGCCGCCCTGCTGAAAAATAACCCTGCTCCTTCTGATGAAGAAATAGAATCTGCCATGAACGGTAACCTTTGCCGCTGTGGCACTTACCTGCGTATCAAAGCCGCCATCAAAACAGCTTCGCAAACCGTCTAA
- a CDS encoding family 20 glycosylhydrolase, with the protein MKYLLKSVWLIFILSACSKPDSIDFSIVPFPNELEVKEGHFTLNANTRLLLQDPEAFPAEIAFFQSLMKEVLGSELSTENGETIIEVRKSSVDSNPESYRLEVQSDKIILEASHGQGIFYAMTSLRQLLPATAENESFSSQLLIPALQINDSPKYEWRAMHLDVSRHFFSIDYLHRYVDLLSLYKLNKLHLHLTDDQGWRMEIKQYPALTEQGAWRTFNNHDSICIDRSKEDARYELDPKHIKMQGETPLYGGYYTQEELRELVDYAQSRHVEIVPEIDMPGHMMAAIALYPELSCGGTAGWGRVFSTPLCPVNEEVYTFVENILTEVMDVFPSRYIHIGADEVDKSKWEESIACQQFMRANGMEDVEELQGYFVSRVSEFLIQNGRQVVVWDEAITGDLDPSVSVMYWRAWVASVPDRIVKKGNDVILAPGDPFYLSNPKSKLFDIYNKQLLGSKFPTELRYKIKGMQACLWTETIPSEALADALVFPDALALSERAWSSEKNQNWDSFKSRLKLQLQRLKSMGVQMDYAPSAELLPFLNVDQESKQIGIRFESEMSAPTIYYTTDGTTPTIYSNLYNGEFYVRESANVAAAIFEEDELVEPVLRRQVDYHKAIGKSVEYLKPWNTAYPAGDAGSLTDGYRGGNSNSDGYWQGFTNDVDVVVDMGEVAELNSFSATFMQLVGPGIFMPGVVEVSISSDGKNFSKVLEIPNTVPENKKGLIMENFAGSMEGAKGRFIKVMAKNSNHGFLFVDELVIY; encoded by the coding sequence TTGAAGTATCTATTGAAATCAGTCTGGTTAATCTTTATCCTTTCTGCCTGTAGCAAACCGGATTCCATTGATTTTTCCATTGTTCCTTTCCCTAATGAATTAGAAGTAAAGGAGGGGCACTTTACATTAAATGCAAATACTCGGCTATTACTACAAGACCCTGAAGCATTTCCCGCTGAAATAGCATTTTTTCAATCGCTAATGAAAGAGGTCTTAGGCTCAGAGCTTTCTACAGAAAATGGTGAGACCATTATTGAAGTCCGGAAATCATCAGTGGATTCAAATCCTGAATCTTATCGGTTAGAAGTTCAATCTGATAAAATTATTCTGGAGGCTTCCCATGGTCAAGGTATTTTCTATGCAATGACCTCATTGAGACAACTACTTCCAGCTACGGCGGAAAATGAGAGTTTTTCTTCCCAACTTTTGATCCCAGCTTTGCAAATTAATGATTCTCCAAAATATGAATGGCGAGCGATGCATTTAGATGTATCTAGGCATTTTTTCTCTATAGATTATCTTCATCGTTATGTAGATTTACTTTCGTTATACAAATTAAATAAACTCCACCTTCACCTTACAGATGACCAGGGATGGAGAATGGAAATCAAACAATATCCTGCACTCACAGAGCAAGGTGCTTGGAGAACATTTAATAACCATGACTCTATTTGTATTGATCGTTCAAAAGAAGATGCACGTTATGAGTTAGACCCCAAGCATATTAAAATGCAAGGGGAAACACCTCTTTATGGAGGATATTATACTCAAGAAGAATTAAGAGAATTGGTGGACTATGCGCAGTCCAGACATGTAGAGATTGTTCCTGAAATAGACATGCCAGGTCATATGATGGCAGCCATTGCACTATACCCCGAACTTTCTTGTGGAGGAACGGCAGGTTGGGGAAGAGTTTTTTCTACTCCTCTTTGCCCGGTCAATGAGGAGGTATACACTTTTGTAGAAAATATTCTTACAGAAGTGATGGATGTTTTTCCCTCTAGATATATACATATTGGAGCAGATGAAGTAGATAAGAGTAAGTGGGAAGAATCCATTGCTTGTCAACAGTTTATGAGAGCTAATGGAATGGAAGATGTAGAAGAGTTGCAAGGTTATTTTGTAAGCAGGGTCAGTGAGTTTCTTATCCAGAATGGTAGACAGGTTGTGGTTTGGGATGAGGCGATTACAGGTGACCTTGATCCAAGTGTGTCCGTGATGTACTGGAGAGCTTGGGTGGCTTCCGTACCAGATAGAATTGTCAAGAAGGGAAATGATGTGATCTTGGCCCCTGGTGATCCTTTTTATTTGTCCAATCCTAAGTCCAAGCTATTTGATATTTATAATAAACAATTATTAGGTTCTAAATTTCCAACAGAGCTCAGGTACAAAATAAAAGGAATGCAGGCATGTCTTTGGACAGAAACAATTCCTTCTGAAGCACTTGCTGACGCATTGGTTTTTCCTGATGCATTGGCCCTGTCAGAAAGAGCATGGTCGTCCGAAAAAAATCAAAACTGGGATTCTTTTAAGTCTCGCTTGAAACTTCAGCTTCAAAGACTCAAGAGCATGGGGGTACAAATGGATTATGCGCCTTCCGCTGAGCTTTTGCCATTCTTAAATGTGGATCAGGAGTCAAAGCAAATTGGAATTAGGTTTGAGAGTGAAATGAGCGCACCGACTATTTATTATACCACGGATGGAACTACCCCGACAATCTATTCTAACTTATACAATGGCGAGTTTTATGTGCGGGAAAGTGCAAATGTAGCTGCTGCTATTTTTGAAGAGGATGAGCTTGTAGAGCCAGTCTTAAGAAGGCAGGTAGACTATCATAAGGCCATCGGAAAATCAGTAGAATACCTCAAACCTTGGAACACTGCCTATCCAGCTGGTGATGCAGGAAGCTTAACTGATGGGTACAGGGGTGGAAATTCTAATAGTGATGGATATTGGCAGGGTTTTACCAATGATGTGGATGTGGTGGTTGACATGGGAGAAGTAGCAGAATTGAACAGCTTCTCAGCAACTTTTATGCAACTAGTGGGGCCGGGAATCTTTATGCCAGGAGTAGTTGAAGTATCCATTTCATCAGATGGAAAAAATTTCTCGAAAGTTCTAGAAATACCGAATACAGTTCCAGAGAATAAAAAAGGATTGATCATGGAGAATTTTGCAGGTTCAATGGAAGGCGCAAAAGGCAGATTTATAAAGGTCATGGCCAAAAACTCTAATCATGGTTTCCTCTTTGTAGATGAATTGGTGATTTATTGA
- a CDS encoding molybdopterin cofactor-binding domain-containing protein, protein MTLIKTTLNRRSFLKVSALAGGGMVLSFSWLAGCKPTVEEEALQMPKEWFELNNYIKIGENGVVTLVSANPEFGSNVKTSMPMILADELDVDWKNVIVEQADFYPERYDRQFTGGSQGIRRGWQPLRTAGATARAMLVKAAAQSWEVPENEITTAEGFLMHAASGKKANYGEVASLAATLEVPEEVPLKEIDDFTIIGKSQKNVDGLKIVTGQPLFTLDYQQEGMLVAMTVHPPAFGMKVKSFDDSKAKDMPGIHKVFTIKTLKDDYERNAFDTTTFTELVVIAGNTTWEVLNAKKALKVEWVNAEDKDVIIQGWGGGKQTVTIPGGLESSSGHRGKMAEYGQKQANVLRKDGDPESAFKNAASIIERSYSAPFLAHNCMEPVNCFADVSAEKAILIAPIQAPELIRNTLAARLGLPKESIQINLARMGGGFGQRAYGHHLVEAAVISQELQKPVKMVYSREDDMTYGIYRPTYSATYRAALDEENNLLAFHVKAGGIPESPIHPNRFPAGAIDNYLAEGWEIPSNITIGAFRAPRSNFMASAEQSFLDELAEEMGKDPIEFRLDLLERARTNPVGENNDYDPERYAGVLKLVKEKANWDTNQTNAKRGVAAYFCHNTYVAEVMDLEMKNDEPLITNVVAAVDCGIVINPDAASNMGEGGIVDGIGNALFGEQSFNNGIPEKSNFDKYRMIRQREAPKNISIHFVKNDIDPTGLGEPLFPPTFAAVANALYKATGKRFYDQPFMQNILPKG, encoded by the coding sequence ATGACTCTTATCAAAACAACCCTAAATAGAAGATCATTTCTAAAAGTATCTGCATTAGCTGGTGGAGGAATGGTTCTGAGCTTTAGTTGGCTGGCTGGATGCAAGCCTACTGTGGAAGAAGAAGCCCTCCAAATGCCCAAAGAATGGTTTGAGCTGAATAATTATATAAAGATTGGTGAAAATGGAGTAGTGACTTTGGTCTCTGCCAATCCAGAATTTGGTTCCAATGTAAAAACATCCATGCCTATGATTTTGGCGGACGAACTGGATGTGGATTGGAAAAATGTAATTGTGGAGCAAGCCGATTTTTACCCAGAGCGCTATGATCGCCAGTTTACGGGTGGAAGCCAGGGGATCAGAAGAGGTTGGCAGCCTCTCAGAACAGCTGGTGCCACGGCTAGAGCCATGTTGGTCAAAGCAGCTGCTCAAAGCTGGGAAGTTCCTGAAAATGAAATCACAACTGCTGAAGGATTCCTCATGCATGCAGCTTCAGGCAAAAAAGCTAACTATGGGGAAGTGGCTTCTTTGGCAGCCACTTTAGAGGTTCCTGAGGAAGTGCCTTTAAAGGAGATTGATGATTTTACCATCATTGGTAAATCCCAAAAGAATGTGGATGGTTTAAAAATAGTAACGGGCCAACCCTTATTCACCTTAGACTATCAGCAAGAAGGGATGCTGGTTGCCATGACGGTTCACCCTCCTGCTTTTGGCATGAAAGTAAAATCTTTTGATGACAGCAAAGCCAAAGACATGCCGGGCATCCATAAGGTATTTACCATAAAGACCTTAAAAGATGATTATGAAAGAAATGCTTTCGACACCACCACTTTCACAGAACTAGTAGTCATTGCAGGCAACACCACATGGGAGGTACTCAATGCGAAAAAGGCGCTCAAAGTGGAGTGGGTAAATGCCGAAGATAAAGATGTTATCATCCAAGGATGGGGAGGTGGCAAACAAACCGTTACTATTCCCGGTGGACTGGAGAGCTCTTCAGGACACCGAGGAAAAATGGCAGAATACGGCCAAAAACAAGCCAATGTCCTCAGAAAAGACGGTGATCCGGAATCAGCTTTTAAAAATGCCGCAAGCATTATAGAAAGAAGCTATTCTGCTCCATTCTTGGCACATAATTGCATGGAACCAGTGAACTGCTTTGCAGATGTAAGCGCAGAAAAAGCAATTCTTATTGCCCCTATTCAGGCACCTGAACTGATCCGAAATACATTGGCTGCCCGATTGGGTCTTCCCAAAGAAAGCATCCAAATTAACTTGGCCAGAATGGGTGGAGGTTTTGGCCAGCGTGCTTATGGACACCATTTGGTCGAAGCTGCTGTAATTTCCCAGGAACTTCAAAAACCAGTTAAAATGGTTTATAGCCGTGAAGATGACATGACTTATGGAATTTACCGACCTACTTATTCGGCGACTTATAGAGCGGCATTGGATGAGGAGAATAACCTTTTGGCTTTCCATGTCAAAGCAGGTGGCATTCCAGAAAGTCCTATCCATCCCAATCGTTTTCCTGCGGGAGCCATTGACAATTACTTGGCAGAAGGCTGGGAAATTCCTTCCAACATCACCATTGGTGCTTTCCGGGCTCCAAGATCCAACTTTATGGCCAGTGCTGAGCAGTCTTTCCTAGATGAACTGGCCGAAGAAATGGGCAAAGACCCGATTGAGTTTCGCTTGGATTTGCTGGAAAGGGCAAGAACCAACCCGGTGGGTGAAAACAATGATTATGATCCAGAAAGATATGCCGGTGTATTAAAATTAGTGAAAGAAAAAGCCAACTGGGACACTAATCAAACCAATGCTAAAAGAGGAGTTGCGGCCTACTTCTGTCATAATACTTATGTTGCGGAAGTCATGGACTTGGAAATGAAAAATGATGAACCATTAATCACAAATGTAGTGGCGGCAGTAGATTGCGGAATTGTGATCAATCCAGATGCCGCTTCCAATATGGGAGAAGGAGGAATAGTCGATGGTATTGGCAACGCCTTATTTGGAGAGCAATCCTTCAACAATGGGATACCTGAAAAGAGTAATTTTGACAAATACAGAATGATCAGGCAGCGGGAAGCACCTAAAAATATCTCCATTCATTTTGTTAAGAATGACATAGACCCAACCGGTTTGGGAGAGCCCTTGTTCCCTCCCACCTTTGCTGCAGTGGCCAATGCATTGTACAAAGCCACAGGTAAACGGTTTTATGATCAACCATTTATGCAGAATATTCTGCCAAAAGGTTAA
- a CDS encoding molybdenum cofactor biosynthesis protein MoaE → MKDKKSVIKDVFVEGPISPEKIASSIASHGTKTSIGGHSIFLGQIRDDEKPEGKVVSIEYTAYRDMALEKAREIREDIFEKYDLSCMHIYHSLGNIKVGEICLFVFTSSAHRKAAIEACNELVERIKAELPIWGKEILDSDAEVWKVNR, encoded by the coding sequence ATGAAAGATAAGAAATCAGTCATCAAGGATGTTTTTGTGGAAGGACCTATCAGTCCAGAAAAAATCGCCAGTTCGATTGCCAGTCATGGTACCAAAACAAGTATTGGTGGTCATTCTATTTTTTTGGGACAGATAAGGGATGATGAAAAACCAGAAGGAAAAGTAGTTTCTATTGAATATACGGCTTATCGGGATATGGCTTTGGAAAAGGCTCGGGAAATAAGGGAGGACATTTTTGAAAAGTATGATTTGTCCTGTATGCATATTTACCATAGTTTGGGAAATATCAAGGTGGGAGAAATCTGTTTGTTTGTTTTCACCTCTTCTGCCCATAGAAAAGCGGCTATTGAGGCCTGCAATGAGCTGGTAGAAAGAATAAAGGCTGAGCTGCCCATTTGGGGCAAAGAAATACTGGATAGCGATGCTGAAGTCTGGAAGGTAAATCGGTAA
- a CDS encoding sulfatase yields MKYNKLLLVLFLFVVFGNKLWAQKKGGEQLNIVFFFVDDMGWQDTSVPFYKEKTTLNKQYYTPNMEKLAQEGVKFTQAYAAALCSPSRVSLMTGMNPARHKVTNWTLIKDKSPDPMHDEIEPPKWNVNGLSATGKDNATVFHSTLAQKLHSAGYTTIHVGKAHFGAKGTSGENPTNLGFDVNIAGHAAGGPGSYYGKYNFSADWRSPGNHTWDVPGLEKYHGQDIFLTEVLTIEANKAIEKAVDLGKPFYLYMSHYAIHAPWEKDERFYQKYINAGLSEFQATYASMIEGMDKSLGDILQQLKKLGIEENTIIVFMSDNGSPKQTPQNLPLRGHKITPYEGGIRVPMLVKWPGVSDSNTAVNDYLIVEDIFPTFLEIAGLSESEIGETDGKSFVPLIKGEAESRKRPLFWHFPHVYDELPYSVIRKGDWKLIYHHFDQSFELFNITEDISERNNLFEQEKGKAKLLAAELTAFLKDSEAQMPKFKASGKIAPYPSECFD; encoded by the coding sequence ATGAAGTATAATAAGCTGTTATTGGTTTTGTTTCTATTTGTTGTTTTTGGGAACAAATTATGGGCTCAAAAGAAAGGAGGAGAGCAACTCAATATTGTGTTCTTTTTTGTGGATGACATGGGCTGGCAGGATACTTCTGTTCCGTTCTATAAGGAGAAAACCACTTTGAACAAGCAATATTACACGCCTAATATGGAGAAGTTGGCGCAGGAAGGCGTTAAGTTTACCCAAGCTTATGCTGCGGCTTTGTGTTCGCCTTCACGTGTGAGTCTGATGACAGGAATGAATCCTGCCAGACATAAGGTGACCAATTGGACATTAATTAAGGATAAGTCCCCTGATCCTATGCATGATGAAATTGAGCCTCCAAAATGGAATGTGAATGGCTTGAGTGCAACTGGAAAAGATAATGCTACAGTTTTCCATTCTACTTTAGCGCAAAAGCTTCACTCCGCAGGTTATACCACGATTCATGTGGGAAAGGCCCATTTTGGAGCAAAAGGAACTTCAGGAGAAAACCCCACCAATTTGGGTTTTGATGTCAATATTGCGGGGCACGCTGCCGGAGGGCCTGGCAGTTATTATGGAAAGTATAACTTTAGTGCGGATTGGAGAAGCCCTGGAAATCACACTTGGGATGTGCCTGGTTTGGAAAAATACCATGGACAGGATATTTTCCTTACGGAAGTGTTGACGATAGAAGCCAATAAAGCCATCGAAAAAGCAGTGGATTTAGGAAAGCCTTTTTACTTGTACATGTCCCACTATGCCATTCATGCGCCTTGGGAAAAAGATGAGAGGTTCTACCAAAAATATATCAATGCTGGATTAAGTGAATTTCAGGCTACTTATGCTTCCATGATAGAAGGAATGGATAAATCGTTGGGAGACATTCTCCAGCAACTAAAAAAATTAGGTATTGAAGAGAATACCATTATTGTTTTTATGTCCGATAATGGAAGTCCTAAACAAACGCCTCAAAACCTTCCCCTGCGTGGACACAAGATAACGCCTTATGAAGGAGGAATTAGGGTGCCTATGTTAGTGAAATGGCCTGGAGTCAGTGATTCCAATACGGCGGTTAATGATTATTTGATTGTGGAAGATATTTTTCCAACCTTCCTTGAAATAGCAGGTCTTTCTGAAAGTGAGATTGGAGAAACAGATGGAAAAAGCTTTGTGCCGCTTATAAAGGGAGAAGCAGAATCGAGGAAGAGACCTTTATTCTGGCATTTCCCCCATGTTTATGACGAACTACCTTATAGTGTTATCAGAAAAGGAGATTGGAAGCTTATTTATCACCATTTTGATCAAAGTTTTGAGCTGTTTAACATCACCGAAGATATCAGTGAGCGCAACAATTTATTCGAACAGGAGAAAGGAAAGGCCAAGCTTTTGGCTGCTGAATTAACGGCATTTCTCAAGGACAGCGAAGCACAGATGCCCAAGTTTAAAGCAAGTGGTAAAATTGCTCCTTACCCTTCCGAATGCTTTGATTGA
- a CDS encoding TonB-dependent receptor, with protein sequence MYNSTTKFLLVVALLFYAGVALSQEITVSGTVTDGESGVTIPGVNVLELATKNTANVNGTATDIDGRFEITVPADATLSFSYLGYAAQNVAVNSRTTLNVVLNPDLSNLEEVVVIGYGQVNKKDLTGSVSQVEGAQLENLPAARVDQTLQGRAAGVQVSQISGEPGAAPTIRIRGGNSIQGNNEPLWVIDGIIVGTDFNLSNINTNDIQSIDVLKDAVAVSIYGTRGANGVILVTTKSGAGAGGGTNVSVNAYYGVQSMVTKVDFLDGPQHADYANEDAEFRQSALPFVNLDEVPNVDWIDQVSQNGAVQNVDVSLSGSSDNRKVNYYVSANYFDQEGLIRETGIKKYIFRANMDNQLSDLVKVGFRLNVSRLRNENSKINFSGLYLSTTPTRAIYDEDGNFTALDPITDGVTRNFEADLQMRQNHNLITNILGNIYIELTPIKNLTFKTTISPEINNFKQNIFNPGALPNNFILQNGGDAEVNTSLRMGYINENTVNYIKDFTNGNRLTALAGFTIQKTEFESSVARAFRLSNDVTGFNNIGFGSDPTRNEVGSGYDAFQLVSWLGRVNYSIKDKYLFTAVGRVDGSSRFAPENKYAFFPSGAFAWRIGDEPFIKNMGVFSDLKFRTSYGLSGSQAIPSYRTLAILNAANTTFNGIEQPGVVLGRPENPELKWETTRQLDIGLEMGFMEGRLTLEFDFYQKNTKDLLLNAQLPRQTGFVSKLQNIGKVQNRGVEFLANSINIDKENFTWSTNLTVSHNNNKVVDLGGVDFINLATPAQQGGTGARLIVGETTPVFTGVRYLGTWKSQEEIDAAGIGGDHDVGGPRFEDTNGDQQITEDDFIVLGSPQPDFYFGIGNTFTIGNFNLDFFFQGTYGNEVFNSLTQTALFGRSETTKYAETLDRWTPENPTSDIPRAGSVAALSEVYNNSAMIEDGSHIRLKSLRLAYNIPMDNTKLKGLTVYLTGNNLFVLSSFRLKDPETSQYGRSSDNLSMGFSQGQYPTSRTVAIGAKIDF encoded by the coding sequence ATGTACAATTCTACAACCAAGTTTTTACTTGTTGTGGCATTGCTGTTCTATGCTGGAGTAGCACTGTCACAAGAAATTACAGTCTCAGGTACAGTTACTGACGGAGAGTCGGGAGTGACCATTCCCGGGGTCAATGTCTTAGAACTGGCCACAAAAAATACTGCTAATGTCAATGGAACTGCTACTGATATAGATGGCAGGTTTGAAATTACCGTTCCTGCTGATGCTACTTTGAGTTTTAGCTATTTGGGCTATGCTGCTCAAAATGTAGCTGTCAATTCCAGAACAACTTTGAATGTGGTTCTCAATCCCGACCTGTCCAATTTGGAAGAAGTAGTCGTCATAGGTTATGGCCAGGTCAATAAAAAGGACCTGACAGGTTCGGTAAGTCAGGTAGAAGGAGCGCAGTTGGAAAATTTGCCTGCTGCCCGTGTGGACCAGACCCTACAAGGAAGGGCTGCTGGAGTGCAAGTTTCACAAATCAGTGGTGAACCAGGGGCAGCCCCTACCATCAGGATTCGAGGTGGAAACTCGATTCAAGGTAATAATGAGCCTCTTTGGGTAATTGATGGGATTATTGTTGGTACGGATTTTAACCTCAGTAATATCAATACCAATGATATTCAGTCCATTGACGTGTTGAAAGACGCGGTTGCCGTGTCCATTTATGGTACCAGAGGAGCAAATGGTGTCATTTTGGTAACCACCAAAAGCGGTGCAGGAGCTGGTGGCGGAACCAATGTTTCTGTAAACGCTTATTATGGCGTCCAATCGATGGTAACCAAAGTAGACTTTTTAGATGGTCCCCAACATGCGGATTATGCCAATGAAGATGCGGAGTTTAGACAATCCGCTTTGCCATTTGTAAACCTAGATGAGGTTCCCAATGTGGACTGGATTGATCAAGTCAGTCAAAATGGAGCTGTTCAAAACGTGGATGTATCTCTCTCTGGAAGTTCAGATAATAGAAAAGTCAATTATTACGTGTCTGCCAATTATTTTGACCAAGAAGGTTTGATCAGGGAGACAGGGATCAAGAAATACATTTTCAGAGCCAATATGGATAACCAGCTTTCAGATTTGGTAAAGGTGGGCTTTAGGTTGAATGTGTCCAGACTGAGAAATGAAAACAGTAAAATCAACTTTTCAGGCTTATACCTTTCCACGACTCCAACCCGAGCCATTTATGACGAAGATGGAAATTTCACCGCTCTTGATCCAATCACTGATGGTGTGACCAGGAACTTTGAAGCAGATCTTCAGATGCGCCAAAACCATAATCTGATCACCAACATTTTGGGTAACATTTACATTGAGTTGACCCCAATAAAGAACCTGACTTTCAAGACCACTATAAGTCCTGAAATCAACAATTTCAAACAAAATATTTTCAACCCAGGAGCATTGCCCAATAATTTCATTCTTCAAAATGGGGGAGATGCTGAGGTGAATACTTCATTGAGAATGGGCTATATCAATGAAAACACGGTAAACTACATCAAGGATTTTACCAATGGTAATCGATTGACCGCATTGGCAGGATTTACCATTCAGAAGACAGAGTTTGAATCCAGTGTAGCAAGGGCCTTTAGACTCTCTAATGATGTGACAGGGTTCAATAATATTGGCTTTGGATCAGACCCTACCCGAAATGAAGTAGGGTCGGGCTATGATGCTTTCCAGTTGGTGTCGTGGTTAGGAAGGGTAAACTACTCCATAAAGGATAAATACCTTTTTACCGCTGTAGGAAGGGTGGATGGTTCTTCTCGGTTTGCTCCGGAAAATAAATATGCCTTTTTCCCATCTGGAGCTTTTGCTTGGAGAATTGGTGATGAACCATTTATCAAGAACATGGGAGTATTTAGTGACTTGAAATTCAGGACCAGCTATGGTCTTTCAGGAAGCCAGGCCATTCCGTCTTATAGGACTTTAGCGATTCTCAATGCAGCGAATACTACATTCAATGGAATCGAACAACCTGGAGTGGTTTTAGGAAGACCGGAAAACCCTGAATTGAAGTGGGAAACTACACGACAGTTGGATATTGGTTTGGAAATGGGATTCATGGAAGGGCGCTTGACTTTGGAATTTGATTTTTATCAGAAGAACACCAAGGACTTACTGTTAAATGCCCAATTGCCAAGACAAACAGGTTTTGTTAGCAAGCTGCAGAATATCGGAAAAGTGCAGAACCGTGGCGTGGAATTTTTGGCCAATAGTATCAACATTGATAAGGAGAATTTCACCTGGTCCACAAATTTGACGGTTTCCCATAATAACAATAAAGTAGTTGACTTAGGAGGGGTAGACTTTATCAATTTGGCCACACCAGCCCAGCAAGGTGGGACAGGTGCCCGATTGATTGTGGGCGAAACTACACCAGTTTTTACGGGTGTTCGCTATTTAGGAACCTGGAAATCACAGGAAGAAATAGACGCAGCAGGCATCGGTGGTGACCATGATGTGGGAGGTCCAAGGTTTGAGGATACCAATGGCGATCAACAAATCACTGAAGACGATTTTATTGTCTTGGGTAGCCCGCAGCCTGACTTCTATTTTGGAATTGGTAACACTTTTACCATAGGAAACTTTAACCTTGATTTCTTTTTCCAAGGAACCTACGGTAATGAGGTTTTCAATAGTTTGACCCAAACAGCTCTTTTTGGTAGGTCTGAGACTACCAAGTATGCAGAAACATTGGATCGTTGGACTCCAGAAAACCCAACTTCCGACATTCCTCGTGCAGGATCTGTGGCTGCACTTTCTGAGGTTTACAACAATTCTGCAATGATTGAAGATGGGTCTCATATCAGGTTAAAAAGTTTGAGATTGGCCTATAATATCCCTATGGATAACACAAAACTCAAGGGCTTGACGGTCTATCTAACCGGTAACAATTTGTTTGTGCTTTCAAGCTTTAGGTTGAAGGATCCAGAAACCAGTCAATATGGTAGAAGCAGTGATAACCTGTCTATGGGTTTTTCACAGGGACAATATCCTACGTCCAGGACTGTAGCTATTGGCGCCAAAATCGATTTTTAA